A region from the Muribaculum gordoncarteri genome encodes:
- a CDS encoding DUF3853 family protein, which yields MELQSLLSKPVWQMTGEELLFLSRQSADTNTNQSPANEHAATKHYVYGIAGICEIFSCSKPTAIRIKKSGRIDKAITQVGRKIVIDTDLALQLASQKPMPRKR from the coding sequence ATGGAGTTACAGTCATTACTCTCAAAACCTGTGTGGCAGATGACGGGGGAAGAGCTGTTGTTCCTCTCACGACAATCTGCCGACACAAACACAAACCAATCTCCGGCAAATGAACATGCTGCAACCAAGCACTATGTCTATGGTATCGCCGGAATATGCGAGATATTCTCATGCAGCAAACCTACGGCCATCCGCATAAAGAAAAGCGGACGCATAGACAAAGCCATCACACAGGTTGGTAGGAAAATTGTCATTGACACTGACCTCGCCCTGCAACTTGCATCTCAAAAGCCGATGCCAAGAAAGAGATAA
- the carB gene encoding carbamoyl-phosphate synthase (glutamine-hydrolyzing) large subunit yields the protein MKKVLLLGSGALKIGQAGEFDYSGSQALKALREEGISTVLINPNIATIQTSEGVADRVYFLPITPYFVEEVIKKERPDGILLAFGGQTALNCGTELYLNGTLDRYGVKVLGTSVEAIMITEDRDLFVKKLNEIEVKTPVSQAVETIGDAIEVAHRIGFPVMVRSGYALGGLGSGICYNDEEFRTHCESALAYSKQILVEESLKGWKEIEFEVIRDANDHCFTVVPMENFDPLGIHTGESIVVAPIVSLTPDQIKMLEDIATRVVRHIGIVGECNIQYAFNAETNDYRIIEINARLSRSSALASKASGYPLAFVAAKLALGYTLDQIGEMGTPNSAYVAPKVDYMIVKIPRWDLTKFVGVDREIGSSMKSVGEIMSIGKSFEEIMQKGLRMIGQGMHGFVGNNDIHFDDLDNALTHPTDLRVFAIAQALEEGYTIDRIEELTKIDKWFIERLNNIVTYAAKLKEYDKIEDLPREVLHEAKRLGFSDFQIARLVENPEGTMESEVLRVRAHRKSLEVLPKVRRINTVASEYPDLTNYLYVTYGADENSIRYDLNAGNNIVVLGSGAYRIGSSVEFDWCSVNAASTCRKLGYKSIMINYNPETVSTDYDMCDRLYFDELSFERVMDIIDLEAPRGVIVSVGGQIPNNLAMKLYRRHVPVLGTSPISIDRAENRHKFSAMLDQLGIDQPRWKELTTTEDIDSFVEEVGFPVLIRPSYVLSGAAMNVCYDYEQMHRFLGQAAKVSKEYPVVVSEFLQNAKEIEFDAVARNGEIVEYAISEHIEFAGVHSGDATLVFPAQKIYLATARRIKRISAQIARELNISGPFNIQYLAKDNDVKVIECNLRASRSFPFVSKVLKQNFIETATRIMLGEKIEPINSSTFDIDYIGIKASQFSFARLHKADPVLGVDMSSTGEVGCLGKDFDEALLNAMISVGHHVPNGAVLVSSGDVRGKVDMLDACRLLDENGYKIYATEGTARFLNNNGIEAQAVCWPDEEGENVLDLIAGHGVDLIINIPKNHTKRELTNGYRIRRWAIDHNIPLLTNARLASAYVKAFINKPVDKLGITSWQEY from the coding sequence ATGAAAAAGGTTTTGCTACTCGGTTCCGGAGCCCTTAAGATAGGGCAAGCGGGCGAATTTGACTACTCGGGTTCGCAGGCCCTGAAGGCATTGCGCGAAGAGGGTATCTCAACAGTTCTCATCAACCCCAACATCGCTACTATCCAGACTTCGGAAGGCGTAGCCGACCGGGTTTATTTCCTTCCCATTACTCCATATTTTGTCGAGGAGGTTATAAAGAAGGAGCGTCCCGACGGCATTCTCCTTGCATTCGGCGGACAGACCGCGCTCAACTGCGGCACGGAGCTCTACCTCAACGGCACGCTCGACCGCTACGGAGTGAAAGTGCTCGGTACCTCGGTAGAGGCAATCATGATAACCGAGGACCGCGACCTCTTTGTAAAGAAGCTCAATGAAATCGAAGTCAAGACTCCCGTATCACAGGCTGTAGAAACCATCGGCGACGCCATCGAGGTAGCCCACCGCATAGGCTTCCCGGTTATGGTGCGCTCGGGATACGCTCTCGGAGGCCTCGGTTCAGGCATCTGCTACAACGACGAGGAGTTCCGCACTCACTGCGAAAGTGCCCTCGCCTACTCCAAGCAGATTCTCGTCGAGGAGTCGCTCAAGGGATGGAAGGAGATTGAATTTGAGGTGATACGCGACGCCAACGACCACTGCTTCACCGTGGTGCCGATGGAAAACTTCGACCCGCTGGGCATCCACACCGGCGAATCAATCGTTGTCGCTCCCATTGTGTCGCTCACTCCCGACCAGATCAAGATGCTTGAGGACATCGCCACCCGCGTTGTGCGTCACATAGGCATCGTGGGCGAGTGCAACATCCAGTATGCATTCAACGCCGAAACCAACGATTACCGCATCATCGAGATAAACGCCCGCCTGAGCCGCTCGTCGGCGCTTGCATCGAAAGCATCGGGCTATCCCCTTGCATTCGTAGCCGCAAAGCTTGCTCTCGGATATACTCTCGACCAGATTGGCGAGATGGGCACCCCCAACTCAGCCTACGTGGCTCCCAAGGTCGACTACATGATCGTGAAGATACCCCGCTGGGACTTGACAAAATTTGTAGGCGTCGACCGCGAAATCGGTTCGTCGATGAAGTCGGTAGGCGAAATCATGTCGATAGGCAAGTCATTTGAGGAGATCATGCAGAAGGGTCTTCGCATGATCGGCCAGGGCATGCACGGATTTGTAGGCAACAACGACATCCACTTCGACGACCTTGACAATGCGCTGACACACCCCACCGACCTTCGTGTATTCGCCATAGCACAGGCTCTCGAAGAGGGCTATACAATCGACCGCATCGAAGAGCTGACCAAGATCGACAAGTGGTTTATCGAGCGGTTAAACAACATCGTCACCTATGCAGCCAAGCTGAAAGAGTATGACAAAATCGAGGATCTGCCGCGCGAAGTGCTCCACGAAGCCAAGCGTCTTGGATTCTCCGACTTCCAGATAGCCCGCCTTGTGGAGAACCCCGAAGGCACCATGGAGAGCGAAGTGCTGCGTGTGCGCGCTCACCGCAAGTCGCTTGAAGTGCTTCCCAAGGTGCGTCGCATCAACACCGTCGCATCAGAATACCCCGACCTCACCAACTACCTATATGTCACCTATGGTGCCGATGAGAACTCAATACGTTACGACCTTAACGCCGGCAACAACATCGTGGTGCTCGGCTCGGGTGCCTACCGCATCGGTAGCTCGGTAGAGTTTGACTGGTGCTCGGTAAATGCAGCCAGCACCTGCCGCAAGCTCGGCTACAAGTCGATAATGATCAACTACAACCCCGAAACCGTGTCGACCGACTACGACATGTGCGACCGCCTCTACTTCGATGAGCTCAGCTTTGAGCGCGTCATGGACATCATCGACCTCGAGGCACCCCGCGGAGTCATCGTGAGCGTGGGCGGACAGATACCCAACAACCTTGCGATGAAGCTCTATCGCCGTCACGTGCCCGTGCTCGGCACATCGCCCATATCGATTGACCGCGCCGAAAACCGCCATAAGTTCTCGGCCATGCTCGATCAGCTCGGCATCGACCAGCCGCGTTGGAAGGAGCTCACCACCACCGAGGACATCGACAGCTTTGTCGAGGAGGTAGGATTCCCGGTTCTCATCCGTCCAAGCTACGTGCTGTCAGGCGCAGCCATGAACGTGTGCTACGACTACGAGCAGATGCACCGCTTCCTCGGACAGGCCGCCAAGGTTTCTAAAGAGTACCCTGTAGTCGTTTCCGAATTCCTCCAGAACGCCAAGGAGATCGAGTTTGACGCCGTTGCACGTAACGGCGAGATCGTTGAATACGCCATCTCGGAGCACATCGAGTTTGCCGGAGTTCACTCGGGCGACGCCACACTCGTGTTCCCCGCTCAGAAGATATACCTCGCCACCGCACGACGCATCAAGCGCATCAGCGCACAGATAGCCCGCGAGCTCAACATTTCGGGTCCGTTCAACATCCAGTACCTGGCCAAGGACAACGATGTAAAGGTAATCGAGTGCAATCTCCGCGCTTCGCGTTCGTTCCCCTTCGTCAGCAAGGTGCTCAAGCAGAATTTCATCGAAACCGCAACACGCATCATGCTCGGCGAGAAGATTGAGCCCATAAATTCATCGACATTCGACATTGACTACATCGGCATCAAGGCTTCGCAATTCTCATTTGCCCGTCTTCACAAGGCCGACCCGGTTCTGGGCGTCGACATGTCGTCGACCGGCGAAGTAGGCTGCCTCGGCAAGGACTTTGACGAAGCGTTGCTCAACGCCATGATTTCAGTTGGCCACCACGTACCCAACGGTGCCGTCCTCGTAAGCTCGGGCGATGTACGCGGCAAGGTTGACATGCTCGACGCATGCCGCCTGCTCGACGAAAACGGCTACAAGATATATGCCACCGAAGGCACCGCACGCTTCCTCAACAACAACGGCATCGAGGCACAGGCTGTGTGCTGGCCCGACGAGGAGGGCGAAAACGTGCTCGACCTCATAGCCGGACACGGTGTCGACCTTATCATCAACATTCCCAAGAACCACACCAAGCGTGAGCTCACCAACGGCTACCGCATACGCCGCTGGGCCATCGACCACAACATCCCGCTGCTCACCAACGCCCGACTTGCAAGCGCCTACGTAAAGGCCTTCATCAACAAGCCGGTCGACAAGCTCGGCATCACATCATGGCAGGAGTATTGA